Proteins encoded by one window of Micromonospora coxensis:
- the pstC gene encoding phosphate ABC transporter permease subunit PstC — MGETPQRSADAGTGGTRVAQSHDRPAGASARVAEAPVSTRTPGGAGLGGGGALPRARAFGAERAFRGLTLAAGTAVLVVIAAIAFFLIAKAVPALRANTESFWSFEGWFPNDSEPKFGIGALAFGTVLSSALALLIAVPVALGIALYLSHYAPRRLGTTLGFLIDLLAAVPSVVFGLWGRDVFIGPVRDFSVWLNQYFGWIPIFGGDGPFGRSILLGALVLAIMVLPIITSLSREVFLQTPTANEEAALALGATRWEMLRTAVLPYGRPGIIAAVMLGLGRALGETIALALTLGATFSISFNLIESGGNTIAANIANAFGEANDTGRGALIASGLVLFAITLIVNITARAIIYRRREFTESAA; from the coding sequence CACGACCGGCCCGCCGGTGCCTCGGCGCGTGTGGCCGAGGCACCAGTCAGCACCCGTACCCCCGGCGGAGCCGGACTGGGTGGCGGTGGCGCGCTGCCCCGCGCCCGGGCCTTCGGCGCGGAACGCGCGTTCCGTGGGCTCACCCTGGCCGCCGGCACCGCCGTGCTGGTCGTGATCGCGGCGATCGCGTTCTTCCTGATCGCCAAGGCGGTCCCGGCCCTGCGTGCCAACACCGAGAGCTTCTGGAGCTTCGAGGGCTGGTTCCCGAACGATTCCGAGCCGAAGTTCGGCATCGGCGCGCTCGCCTTCGGCACCGTGCTCAGCTCCGCGCTGGCCCTGCTGATCGCGGTGCCGGTGGCGCTGGGCATCGCGCTCTACCTCTCGCACTACGCGCCGCGCCGCCTGGGCACCACGCTCGGCTTCCTGATCGACCTGCTGGCCGCCGTGCCGAGCGTCGTCTTCGGCCTCTGGGGACGCGACGTCTTCATCGGCCCGGTCCGCGACTTCTCGGTCTGGCTGAACCAGTACTTCGGCTGGATCCCGATCTTCGGCGGCGACGGCCCCTTCGGGCGGTCGATCCTGCTCGGCGCCCTGGTGCTGGCGATCATGGTGCTGCCGATCATCACCTCGCTCTCCCGCGAGGTCTTCCTGCAGACGCCGACCGCCAACGAGGAGGCCGCCCTCGCCCTGGGCGCCACCCGCTGGGAGATGCTGCGCACCGCCGTGCTCCCCTACGGCCGCCCCGGCATCATCGCCGCGGTGATGCTCGGTCTCGGCCGGGCGCTCGGCGAGACCATCGCCCTGGCGCTCACCCTCGGCGCGACCTTCAGCATCTCGTTCAACCTGATCGAGAGCGGCGGCAACACCATCGCCGCCAACATCGCCAACGCGTTCGGCGAGGCGAACGACACCGGCCGGGGTGCGCTGATCGCCTCCGGTCTGGTGCTCTTCGCCATCACGCTGATCGTCAACATCACGGCGCGGGCGATCATCTACCGCCGCCGGGAGTTCACGGAGTCGGCCGCATGA
- the pstA gene encoding phosphate ABC transporter permease PstA, whose product MSTTLTSHRPRPAAQPTSLKAKRLPAYAAPAIALAAVLVAAGIVYGAGIGGPVLVVVVAALLYLAGLFAAANAVEGRRSARNRTWSALIHSAFVLAVLPLASVVWTLVSKGMERFDADFFGTSMNNIGARDANGGAYHAIVGTLEQVGIAALITVPLGILCAIYVVEYGRGRFAFAIRFFVDVMTGIPSIVSGLFVLAFWVLIVSPVFNDGRPGFSGFAAALALSVLMLPTVVRSTEEMLRLVPAPLREGAYALGVPKWKTILRVVLPTALPGIVTGVMLAIARAAGETAPVLLVAGGGAAINFNPFENNQSSLALFVYQQAGDASKYAPARAWTAALTLVALVLVLTIAAKLLARRNRLGR is encoded by the coding sequence ATGAGCACCACCCTCACCTCCCACCGTCCCCGCCCGGCGGCGCAGCCCACCAGCCTGAAGGCCAAGCGGCTGCCGGCGTACGCGGCGCCCGCCATCGCGCTCGCCGCCGTGCTGGTCGCCGCCGGCATCGTGTACGGCGCCGGCATCGGCGGGCCGGTGCTGGTCGTGGTCGTCGCCGCGCTGCTCTACCTGGCCGGCCTCTTCGCCGCGGCGAACGCGGTCGAGGGGCGCCGCTCGGCGCGCAACCGCACCTGGAGCGCCCTGATCCACTCGGCGTTCGTGCTGGCCGTACTGCCGCTGGCCTCGGTGGTCTGGACGCTGGTCAGCAAGGGCATGGAACGTTTCGACGCCGACTTCTTCGGCACCTCGATGAACAACATCGGGGCCCGGGACGCCAACGGTGGCGCCTACCACGCCATCGTCGGCACCCTGGAGCAGGTCGGCATCGCCGCCCTGATCACCGTCCCGCTCGGCATCCTCTGCGCGATCTACGTCGTCGAGTACGGACGGGGCCGGTTCGCCTTCGCGATCCGGTTCTTCGTCGACGTGATGACCGGCATCCCCTCGATCGTCTCGGGCCTGTTCGTGCTGGCCTTCTGGGTGCTGATCGTGTCGCCGGTCTTCAACGACGGCCGGCCGGGCTTCTCCGGCTTCGCCGCCGCGCTGGCGCTCAGCGTGCTGATGCTGCCCACCGTGGTCCGCTCCACCGAGGAGATGCTGCGTCTCGTCCCGGCGCCGCTGCGCGAGGGCGCGTACGCCCTCGGCGTGCCGAAGTGGAAGACCATCCTGCGGGTCGTGCTGCCGACGGCGCTGCCGGGCATCGTCACCGGCGTCATGCTCGCCATCGCGCGGGCCGCCGGCGAGACCGCTCCGGTGCTGCTCGTCGCCGGCGGTGGCGCCGCGATCAACTTCAACCCGTTCGAGAACAACCAGTCGTCGCTGGCCCTCTTCGTCTACCAGCAGGCCGGTGACGCGTCGAAGTACGCGCCGGCGCGGGCGTGGACCGCGGCACTGACCCTGGTCGCCCTCGTGCTCGTCCTGACCATCGCGGCGAAGTTGCTGGCCCGTCGCAACCGGCTCGGCCGATGA
- the pstB gene encoding phosphate ABC transporter ATP-binding protein PstB has protein sequence MAKRIEAADVTAYYGGFKAIENINLTVEPKTVTALIGPSGCGKSTFLRSINRMHEVLPGARVEGSLTIDGQDIYDRDVDVTAVRRMIGMVFQRPNPFPTMSIFENVVAGLRLNGVRKKSILDEAAEKALRSANLWDEVKDRLGKPGAGLSGGQQQRLCIARTIAVEPQVVLMDEPCSALDPISTLAIEDLMFQLKDKFTIIIVTHNMQQAARVSDRTAFFSIEKTGDPGRLIEYDNTQKIFSNPSVKKTEDYITGRFG, from the coding sequence ATGGCCAAGCGCATCGAGGCCGCCGACGTCACCGCCTACTACGGTGGCTTCAAGGCGATCGAGAACATCAACCTGACCGTCGAGCCGAAGACGGTCACCGCCCTGATCGGCCCGTCCGGCTGCGGCAAGTCGACCTTCCTGCGCTCGATCAACCGGATGCACGAGGTGCTGCCGGGGGCGCGGGTCGAGGGCAGCCTGACCATCGACGGCCAGGACATCTACGACCGCGACGTCGACGTGACGGCGGTCCGCCGGATGATCGGCATGGTGTTCCAGCGTCCCAACCCGTTCCCCACCATGAGCATCTTCGAGAACGTGGTGGCCGGGCTGCGGCTCAACGGCGTACGGAAGAAGTCGATCCTGGACGAGGCCGCCGAGAAGGCGCTCCGCTCGGCGAACCTGTGGGACGAGGTGAAGGACCGCCTCGGCAAGCCGGGCGCGGGCCTCTCCGGCGGTCAGCAGCAGCGGCTCTGCATCGCCCGGACCATCGCGGTCGAGCCGCAGGTGGTGCTGATGGACGAGCCCTGCTCCGCGCTGGACCCGATCTCCACGCTGGCCATCGAGGACCTGATGTTCCAGCTCAAGGACAAGTTCACCATCATCATCGTCACCCACAACATGCAGCAGGCCGCCCGGGTGTCGGACCGGACCGCCTTCTTCTCCATCGAGAAGACCGGCGACCCGGGCCGGCTGATCGAGTACGACAACACCCAGAAGATCTTCAGCAACCCGAGCGTGAAGAAGACCGAGGACTACATCACCGGCCGCTTCGGCTGA